GGCGGCGAGGAGCTGCCGGAGCCGGAGGACGACGCGGACCCGGACGCGGCGACCGAGCTGCTGCTCGGCGGGACGGATCCGGACGCCCCGGAGGCCCGGGAGGTCCGTCGGGTCGTCACCGCCTGGTGGACCCTGCACCTGTGGGAGATGGCCTCGGTGGCGGTGCTCTCGCACGCCGCCGTCCGCCGGGCCGCGGCGGGCTCCGGCGTGCTCGCCGACCTGCTGGGCCTGGCGGACCGGTACGCCGGGGTGCAGCGTGAGCTCAAGTGCCTGACGTACGCGGCGGCGACGCTGGACGAGGAGCCGCTGCTGGTGCTGGACCGGCCGTCCGGCACCGGGTACCTGATGCGGATGAGCGGGGTGGTGGACAACTTCCAACTGCACACCCTGCTGGCGCACGTCCTGATCTCCGGGCGGCACCTCGCGGGTGAGGGGCCGGAGCGGGCCGCGGTGGAGGCCTGCCGCGCCGCGGACGTGCCGCCGGAGCGGCGGCCGCACACCACGGGCTCGTTCAACCTGCTGGCGCCCGACGGCTCGTGGATCTGGAACGAGGGCACGCCGAGCGACATCCCGGTGGTGGACGGCGTCCGCACGCTCGTCCTGGACCCGCCGCCCTACCGGCGGAGCTGGCCGGCCGGCCGGTTCATCCCGGGCATCCCGGGCGACCTGGTGATGGTCCGGGTGCTGACGGCGGGGGAGAGTGCGGCGGCGCTGGCCGGGACCGTCCCCTCGCAGCGCTGACCGGGGCCGCCACCGGCACGGTCCTGCGGTGCGCCTTCGCTACCGGCGCGGGCCGAGGTGGACGTCGAACGCGGCCGTGCCGGGGTCGAAGGCGGTGACCCCGCCGTCCACGGTCAGGACGGCGCCGTTGACGAGGCTGGACGCGGGCGAGAGCAGCCAGCCGACGGCCTCGGCGACCTCGCGCGGCTCGCCGGGGCGGCGGACGGGTGTGAGGCCGGTCGCCTCCCGGTAGGCCTGCTCGACGCCGCCGGGCAGGCCCTCCTCCTCGGCGAACCGGGCCATCCGGCGGTCGGCCATCTCGGTGCGCACCCAGCTCGGGCAGACGATGTTCGCCCGCAGCCCGCGGTGGCCGTAGTCGACCGCCAGGGAGCGGCAGAGCTGCAGCAGTGCGGCCTTGGAGGTGGCGTACGCGGCGTTGCCGGTGCCGTTGCGCAGGGCGGAGACCGAGGCGACCGCGACCACCGCGCCCCGGGACTCCAACAGGTGCGGCAGGGCGGCCTTCTGGAGCAGGAAGGGGCCGGTGACGTTGATCCGCATGACGGCCTCCCAGTCCTCCACCGAGAGGTCGCCGACGGCGCCGCCGCGTCCGATGCCGGCGTTGAGGACCAGCCCGTCCAGCCGTCCGAACCTGGCCACGGTCGATGCCACGAGGTCCGTCACGTCGGCGGGGTCGGCGGTGTCGGAGGGGTGGGCCACCGCCCCGGTCTCCTCGGCGACCGTGTGCAGCGGTTCGGGCCGACGGCCGGAGACGACCACCTGGTGGCCCTCGGCGCGGAGCAGCCGGGCGGTGGCCGCGCCGATGCCCGTGCCGCCGCCGGTGACGATGACAACTCGTTGGTCGGACATGGGGTTCGAATCTCCGATGCAGGCCTGGACGGACTATTCGATCATAGGCACATGACGTTCCGTCAGCGGCGCCGGGTGTCCGGTGTCCGGTGTCCGGCCGTTCACCGAGCCTCAGATGCCGATCGCCCCGTCGATCCGCTCCCTGAGCAGGTCGGCGTGCCCGTTGTGCCGGGCGTACTCCTCGATCATGTGGATGAGTACCCAGCGCAGCGACACCGGCCCGCGCCAGGGGTTCACGCCGCTGACCTCCAGGTCGGGCGCGGCGGCGACGAACTCCTCGGCGAACGCCACCTCTTCGTGCCAGGCCTGCCAGGCCTCGGTGACGAGCGCCGGGTCGGGCGCGGCCCCGTCGAAGTCCTGGTCGGGGGAGGCCTCGGAGGAGAAGCGGGGCGGCGCGTCCTGCCCGGCCAGGGTCCGCCGGAACCAGCCCCGCTCGATGTCGGCGAGGTGCCGCACGAGCCCGAGCAGCGAGAGGGTGGAGGGTTCCACCGCCCGCCGGGCGAGTTCGCCGTCCAGGCCGGTGCACTTGAGTTCCAGGGTGGCCCGCTGGGCGCGCAGGAAGTCGAGCAGCATGGTGCGCTCGTCGACGGTGGCGGGGGTGCTGAAGCGCTCCTCCGACCGGGTGTCGGGGAACAGTTCGGCTCGTCTGGTCGCGGGAAGGCCGGTCATACCTGCCATTGTGCACGTGTCTTTCGTCCCCGCGCCGAGGAAGTGTGCGGCGCGAGGACGAAGGGCGGGCTCAGCGGCTCGGGCAGGTGGTCCCGGCGGCGGCATGGTGCCCTCGGTGAGCAAGCTGTTGACGGCCGCGCTGATGAACGGCAGTACCTTGCCGGAGTCGGACCGGGAGGCGTCCGCGGCCACTGTGCCGTGGGCGGCGCCCTGGGATCATCCTGTTGTCCGGCCGTTCCCGCCGGGTGGACCCTGACACCGGCCCGGGCCCCGGATTCGGACGTGATCCTGGGCCAGGGGAATCGTCCGGGCCGCTACCGCCGGGCCCCGCCCGGCCGCGCCAGGGTCAGCCGGACCAGCGCCACGATCGCGCCCGGGGCCAGCAGGGCGGCGGTGAGCAGGGGTACCTGCCACCAGTTCTGCCCGTCGCTCGTCCAACGGGCCCGCTGGGATGCGTCCTGGGCGTAGAAGAACATGATCACGACGGCCAGTGCCGAGAGCCCGACCAGGAGGCCCAGGAACAGCCGGCGCACCGGCCCGTGGCCCAGCGGCAGCAGCGCGAGGACCAGCCAGAGGACCGGCACCAGCAGGGACACGCTCATCGGATCCTCGTATTCTCTTGGCGTACCGGTGTGTTGACGCTCAGACAGAGGTGTCCGGTGTCGGTGTACCCACGGCGGACGCCGGCCATGCCGTCGCCCGCACCCCACGGCCGCCTGCACCCCCGGCCGCGGGCGGCCGCCGCGGTCAGACGCGGAGGGCCGCGTCGAGCCGCCGGCGGAGCACCTCCGGCCGGCTGCGGCCGGGGGCGCCGGCCGGCAGCTGCGCCAGGATGCCGCGGACGGCCGGCGGGGCGTGCTCGACCGCCCAGCGGATCTCCCGGTCGCCGACGGCGGTGTCGTCGCCCGCCGCGAGCTCGCTCGCGCGGGCCGTCTGCACGGCGGGGGCGAGCGCGTGGTTCGACTGGTGCGGGGTGGCCAGCGGGTGGATGTACGGGGTCGCCGCCGCGTAGCCGGCGGCGCGGGCGGCGGCCGTGGCGGCGGGGTCGCCGACCTCCTCACGCGGCGCGCCCCGATGCGTGTCCCGATGCGTGCCGGGGGCCGGTCCGGTGGCCGTACTGCTGCCGGGCGTCGGCCGTGTGCCCGGCGCCCCACCTCGAACTGTCCGTAGTCATGCTGGTGGCGGGGTGGTCCGGGCATCCGCCCCCGGATGTAAACCGCAGGGCCGGTCATCCTGCGGATGTACGGGCCCGGTCGCGTACGGGGGCAGGGACCGGCACCCCCGGGGGGCGGCCACGCGGTGTCCCGTCGGTGCCACCGGCCGTCAGAGATATGACACAGTCGCAGAGTTGTCCCTGTGACCACTGTTACGCGTTGTACGAGGGGGAGTCATGGCTCACGAGATCGTCGCCCGGGAAGTCGCGATCGAGGTCGGCGGCGAGGCCCCGATGACCGCCTACCTGGCCCGGCCCGCGGCGCCGGCCGGCGCCGACGGGTACCCGGCCGTGCTGGTCGGGTCGGAGCTGTGGGGCGTGACGGAGGAGGTCCGTGACGTGGTGCGGCAGGTGGCGGCGCTCGGGTACGTGGCGATCGCGCCGAACCTGTACCACCGCTCCGGGGCGGGGACGGCCGGCGGGCTGGTGGAGAGCGACGAGAACCGGGCGCGCGGCTTCGAGCTGCTCGGCCGGCTGACCCGGGACGAGGTGGAGGCCGATCTGCGGGCGGCCCTCGGGTACGTACGGGACCGGGAGGACGCCACCGGGAAGGCCGGTGTGCTCGGATTCAGTCTGGGCGGGCACATCGTCTACTTCGCGGCCGGGCGGCTGGAGCTGGCGGCGGCGGCGATCTTCTACCCGGGGTGGCTGCCCGGCGAGGGGACGGCGCTGAGCCGGCCGGAGCCGCTACTGGCCGCGGTGACCGGCGGGATCGCGGAGCGGGACGTCCGGGTGCTGATGTTCTTCGCGGAGCTGGACCACGTGATCGACGCGGAGCAGCGCGACCGGATCGGTGCGGAGCTGGCGGCGGCGGGGGTGCGGCACGAGCTGGTGGTGTACCCGGGGGCGCGGCACGCGTTCTTCTTCCCGGGCCGGGAACCGTACGACAAGGCGGCCGCCGAGGACTCCTGGCTGCGGGTGCGGGAGCTGTTCACGGCCGAGCTGGGGTAGCGGCGGCGCCGGGCTCGCGGGACCGGGCCACGTGATCGGGCCACGGGATCGGGCCACGTGATCGGGATGGGTGGTCGGCGGGGGAGCGGCCGGCGGGGGAGCGGTGGCGGGCCCCGGATCCCGGCCCCACCCGGTCGACCCCCGGCACGACTGGGCCGGGGTGCGGACATCTCCGCACCCCGGGTACCGGCGAGGACCGGGCCTGCGCCGCCGTTCCCGCGGTGTACTCGCGCGGGTCGGTCAGGGCTGCTGCGCCTGGTACGGCAGCCGGGGCGCCGGGCCGGTGTTCTCGATGATGCTGACCAAGCGGGGGCGCGGTGGGCGCGGGCTGTTGTCACGCCGGGGCAGTTCGATGACCTTGGTGCCGGCGCCGGCGAGGAAGTCGGCGACGGAGTTGGCGGTGCGCTCGTCGAGGGAGAAGACCCAGCGGCCGGGGACCAGAACGGTGTCGATGAGTTCGACGGAGGCCAGCGAGAGCAGCAGGCGTAGTTGGGGCTGGACGCCACGGCAGGAGACGCCGTTGTCCAGGAACTGTCGAGGGGTGCCCAGGCCGAGCCGGCGGGCGTGGTCCTCCAGCGCTTGCGCGTGGGCCTGCATCTGCCAGTCGTCATAGGGGTAGCAGCGCAGATAGGCCGCGGTTCTGACCCGGTTGGTGGGTTTGATCGTCATCGTCGCTCCTCGTCGAGCGGGCTGGTCCCTGGTGTCCCAGTGATGACCTCCTCCGTTATGTGTCGGTCGGGATTCCGGCCGACTGCCGCAGGGCGTGCTGTCGCGAGGAGGCGAATGGGTGCGCGGGCCCGGCAGGGCTGCGCGATGGGCTGTGGGGTCCGGCCGGTGGGGGTGGC
The sequence above is a segment of the Kitasatospora sp. NBC_00240 genome. Coding sequences within it:
- a CDS encoding SDR family oxidoreductase, whose protein sequence is MSDQRVVIVTGGGTGIGAATARLLRAEGHQVVVSGRRPEPLHTVAEETGAVAHPSDTADPADVTDLVASTVARFGRLDGLVLNAGIGRGGAVGDLSVEDWEAVMRINVTGPFLLQKAALPHLLESRGAVVAVASVSALRNGTGNAAYATSKAALLQLCRSLAVDYGHRGLRANIVCPSWVRTEMADRRMARFAEEEGLPGGVEQAYREATGLTPVRRPGEPREVAEAVGWLLSPASSLVNGAVLTVDGGVTAFDPGTAAFDVHLGPRR
- a CDS encoding DinB family protein, whose amino-acid sequence is MLLDFLRAQRATLELKCTGLDGELARRAVEPSTLSLLGLVRHLADIERGWFRRTLAGQDAPPRFSSEASPDQDFDGAAPDPALVTEAWQAWHEEVAFAEEFVAAAPDLEVSGVNPWRGPVSLRWVLIHMIEEYARHNGHADLLRERIDGAIGI
- a CDS encoding dienelactone hydrolase family protein translates to MAHEIVAREVAIEVGGEAPMTAYLARPAAPAGADGYPAVLVGSELWGVTEEVRDVVRQVAALGYVAIAPNLYHRSGAGTAGGLVESDENRARGFELLGRLTRDEVEADLRAALGYVRDREDATGKAGVLGFSLGGHIVYFAAGRLELAAAAIFYPGWLPGEGTALSRPEPLLAAVTGGIAERDVRVLMFFAELDHVIDAEQRDRIGAELAAAGVRHELVVYPGARHAFFFPGREPYDKAAAEDSWLRVRELFTAELG